The genomic stretch CATCGTGCTCACGATCGGTATGGCGGTCGACGCCAACGTGATCATCTTCGACCGTATCCGCGAGGAGATGAGTACGGGCAAGACGCTCAAGGCGAGCATCCAGGGCGGCTATGATAAGGCGCTCTCAGCGATCCTCGATGCCAACATCACGACGTTCCTGACGGGCGTGATCCTCTACAGCTTCGGCGTCGGCCCGATCCAGGGCTTCGCCGTCACGCTCATGGCCGGCATCGTGTCGTCGCTCTTCACCGCCATCGTCGTGACGCGCCTCTTCTTCGACTACCTCGTCGCCGAGAAGCGCCAGAGCGTGGCCTTCGGCTGAGACCCGCCACCACGCACGACACCGACTTTCATCTTCGTGTCCGTTGTCATTTGTCTCTGGTCCTCTGCGTCGCCCCGTGCGATCACCAGGACCGATGACAACGGGCCAGTGACCAACCTCTCATGCGACTCTTCGAAAACGCCAGCTACAACATCGTTGGCAACCTGAAAATCGGGTATATCATCTCTGGTGTACTCCTCACTATTTCTGTCATTTCCCTGCTCACCCGCGGCGTTGAGACGGGCATCGACTTCCAGGGCGGCACCGAGTTCGTCGTCGAGACGAGCGAGCCGCTCACGGTTGGGGCTGTGCGTTCGACCCTCGCGGACGCGCTCGGCACCGAGCCCGAGGTGAAGGAATACGGCTCGGCCAACGAACTGCTCATCCGCTCGACGGTCGGCGGCGACGTGACCGAACTGAGTGCCCTCGTCGTGGGCGCGCTCGAATCAGCCAACCCCAACGTCACGCTCTCGCTGCAGAAGACCGACTCCTTCGCGCCGCGCTTCGCGGACGACCTGAAGCGAGGCGCGCTCTATGCCGTCCTCGGTTCGCTGTTCGTGATCTTCATCTACATCCTCGCGCGTTTTGGCTCGATCATTCCGACGCGCA from Bacteroidota bacterium encodes the following:
- the secF gene encoding protein translocase subunit SecF, translated to MRLFENASYNIVGNLKIGYIISGVLLTISVISLLTRGVETGIDFQGGTEFVVETSEPLTVGAVRSTLADALGTEPEVKEYGSANELLIRSTVGGDVTELSALVVGALESANPNVTLSLQKTDSFAPRFADDLKRGALYAVLGSLFVIFIYILARFGSIIPTRIEDLAFPLGAVAALAHDVTITLGLFSLLQGVVPFSLQIDQAIIAAFLTIVGYSLNDTVIIFDRIREYANIFKTDAYATVVNKSINQTLSRTVVTSLTTFIVVAVLFIAGGPVLRGFAFALIIGVVIGTYSSVFVASPVVVALKSRNEQ